A genomic stretch from Methylorubrum extorquens includes:
- the tkt gene encoding transketolase (Evidence 2a : Function from experimental evidences in other organisms; PubMedId : 15752350, 8396116; Product type e : enzyme), with product MSGADTSPKAALSQGDKLAIDTIRTLAIDAVQKANSGHAGAPMALAPVAYTLWNRYLRYDPAHPHWPNRDRFVLSAGHASMLLYGLLHLARVAEKDGGNSPAISLDDIKKFRQLDSRTPGHPEYHFTTGVETTTGPLGQGVANSVGMAMGGRFKGERLNRPDLPLFDYNVYAICSDGDLMEGVSQEAASIAGHLRLSNLCWIYDNNTITIEGHTELAFSEEVAARFLAYGWQVLRVADANDTHAIASALETFLQSSDRPTLIIVNSIIGYGAPTKQNTSKAHSDALGPDEVKGAKRAYGWPEDSEFLVPDGVYDTFADGIGKRGAALYSQWQGFFEAAKAADAEHAEELSAFLEGRLPEGWDRDIPVFESDAKGLATRESSGKVLNAIAQHVPFLLGGSADLAPSNKSNLTFEGAGSLTPFEPGGRNIHFGVREHAMGSIVNGLGLVGLRAYGATFLVFADYMRPPIRLASLMELPVFHIFTHDSIGVGEDGPTHQPVEQILSLRCIPGLLTLRPADANEVAEAYRVIFSLKNQPAVLALSRQPLPTFDRSKYAPASGTAKGAYVLADSEGTPDVILIGTGSEVQLCVGAYETLKGEGVKARVVSMPSWELFERQDEAYRNSVLPPEVLARVAVEQGSVIGWDRYAGSSGSIVGMHTFGASAPIKDLLGKFGFTAEKVIEAARAQAAKHKK from the coding sequence ATGAGCGGTGCAGACACGAGCCCGAAGGCGGCCCTGAGCCAGGGCGACAAGCTCGCGATCGACACGATCCGGACGCTCGCGATCGACGCGGTGCAGAAGGCCAATTCCGGACATGCCGGCGCACCGATGGCGCTGGCGCCCGTCGCCTACACCCTGTGGAACCGGTATCTGCGCTACGATCCGGCCCATCCGCATTGGCCGAACCGCGACCGCTTCGTGCTCTCGGCCGGTCACGCCTCAATGCTGCTCTACGGGCTGCTGCACTTGGCCCGCGTGGCCGAGAAGGACGGCGGCAATTCCCCCGCCATCTCGCTGGACGACATCAAGAAATTCCGGCAGCTCGACAGCCGCACGCCGGGCCATCCGGAATACCACTTCACCACCGGCGTCGAGACCACCACCGGGCCGCTGGGCCAGGGCGTGGCGAACTCCGTCGGTATGGCGATGGGTGGCCGCTTCAAGGGCGAGCGCCTGAACCGGCCCGACCTGCCGCTGTTCGACTACAACGTCTACGCCATCTGCTCGGACGGCGACCTGATGGAGGGCGTCAGCCAGGAGGCCGCCTCGATCGCCGGGCACCTGCGCCTGTCGAACCTGTGCTGGATCTACGACAACAACACCATCACCATCGAGGGCCACACCGAACTCGCCTTCTCGGAAGAGGTCGCCGCCCGCTTCCTCGCCTATGGCTGGCAGGTGCTGCGGGTGGCCGATGCCAACGACACCCACGCCATCGCCTCGGCGCTCGAGACCTTCCTGCAATCGAGCGACCGCCCGACGCTGATCATCGTCAACTCGATCATCGGCTACGGCGCGCCGACCAAGCAGAACACGTCGAAGGCCCATTCCGACGCGCTCGGCCCCGACGAGGTGAAGGGCGCCAAGCGCGCCTATGGCTGGCCGGAGGATTCCGAGTTCTTGGTACCCGACGGCGTCTACGACACCTTCGCCGACGGCATCGGCAAGCGCGGTGCCGCGCTCTACAGTCAGTGGCAGGGCTTCTTCGAGGCTGCCAAGGCGGCGGATGCGGAGCATGCCGAGGAACTGTCGGCCTTCCTCGAAGGCCGTCTGCCGGAGGGCTGGGACCGCGACATCCCGGTCTTCGAGTCCGACGCCAAGGGGCTCGCGACGCGCGAATCCTCGGGCAAGGTGCTCAACGCCATCGCCCAGCACGTGCCGTTCCTGCTCGGCGGCTCGGCCGATCTGGCGCCGTCCAACAAGTCGAACCTCACCTTCGAGGGCGCGGGCTCGCTGACCCCGTTCGAGCCGGGCGGGCGCAACATCCATTTCGGCGTGCGCGAGCACGCCATGGGCTCGATCGTGAACGGGCTCGGGCTCGTGGGCTTGCGCGCCTACGGCGCGACCTTCCTCGTCTTCGCCGACTACATGCGCCCGCCGATCCGGCTCGCCTCGCTGATGGAGCTGCCGGTCTTCCATATCTTCACCCACGACTCGATCGGCGTGGGCGAGGATGGGCCGACCCACCAGCCGGTGGAGCAGATCCTCTCGCTGCGCTGCATCCCCGGTCTCCTGACCCTGCGCCCGGCCGACGCCAACGAGGTGGCCGAAGCCTACCGGGTGATCTTCTCCCTGAAAAATCAGCCGGCGGTGCTGGCCCTGTCGCGCCAGCCGCTGCCGACCTTCGACCGCTCGAAATACGCTCCCGCCTCGGGCACCGCGAAGGGCGCCTACGTGCTCGCCGATAGCGAGGGCACGCCGGACGTGATCCTGATCGGCACGGGCTCCGAGGTGCAGCTCTGCGTCGGCGCCTACGAGACCCTGAAGGGCGAAGGCGTGAAGGCGCGCGTCGTCTCGATGCCGTCCTGGGAGCTGTTCGAGCGCCAGGACGAGGCCTACCGCAACAGCGTCCTGCCGCCGGAGGTTCTGGCGCGCGTGGCCGTGGAGCAGGGCAGCGTCATCGGCTGGGACCGCTACGCCGGCTCCTCGGGCTCGATCGTCGGCATGCATACCTTCGGCGCCTCGGCCCCGATCAAGGACCTGCTCGGCAAGTTCGGCTTCACCGCCGAGAAGGTCATCGAGGCGGCCCGCGCGCAGGCGGCCAAGCACAAGAAGTAA
- a CDS encoding putative glycoside hydrolase (Evidence 3 : Putative function from multiple computational evidences; PubMedId : 11549021; Product type e : enzyme) gives MAGRIEDYALIGDGRTAALVGRDGSIDWLCMPRFDASALFASLLGTEEHGFWKLAPAAEGAQHSWRYRGGSLVLETTHKTHEGEVRVTDFMPVGDGSHVIRLVEGVRGRMAMRMELAVRFDYGSAVPWVSRSELGDLRAISGPHKVVLRTNAPMRGSAHQTTVSEFTVYKGDAVRFVLSYGASHEDDPAPIEPRRWLDDTNRFWREWSSRCMLQTPWDAILRRSLLTLKALIYQPTGGIVAAPTTSLPEELGGVRNWDYRFCWLRDSTFTLLALMDSGYIEEARAWRDWLTRAVAGNPEQAHILYGIAGERLLPEIELDWLPGYEGSRPVRVGNAAIAQFQLDVYGELFDALFQARARGMGQNKDGLRVGQAIIKHLETAWRQPDEGIWEVRGGRRHFVHSKVMAWVAFDRAIRSVELMGDDDPHTVEAPVAHWRAIRDEIHAEVCAKGFDPELNSFVQSYGSKALDASLLLIAHMGFLPQDDPRVVGTVAAVESHLMREGFILRYETEGQTTDGLPGNEGAFLPCSFWYADNLIGLGRCDEARALIERLIGVCTDLGLVSEEYDVHAKRLVGNFPQAFTHVALVNTILNYSRATGPAKERGSGADVSESRVGESIAAQ, from the coding sequence ATGGCGGGACGGATCGAGGATTACGCCCTGATCGGCGACGGGCGCACCGCGGCCCTGGTCGGCCGCGACGGCAGCATCGACTGGCTGTGCATGCCGCGCTTCGATGCCTCGGCCCTGTTCGCGAGCCTTCTCGGAACGGAGGAGCACGGCTTCTGGAAGCTCGCTCCGGCGGCGGAGGGGGCACAGCATTCCTGGCGCTACCGCGGCGGCTCGCTGGTGCTGGAGACCACGCACAAGACCCATGAGGGCGAGGTCCGCGTCACCGACTTCATGCCCGTCGGCGACGGCAGCCACGTGATCCGCCTCGTCGAGGGCGTGCGTGGCCGGATGGCGATGCGGATGGAACTGGCCGTGCGCTTCGATTACGGCTCGGCGGTGCCCTGGGTCTCGCGCAGCGAACTCGGGGATCTGCGCGCCATCTCCGGGCCGCACAAGGTGGTCCTGCGCACCAACGCGCCGATGCGCGGCTCCGCCCACCAGACCACGGTCTCGGAATTCACGGTCTACAAGGGCGACGCGGTCCGCTTCGTGCTGAGCTACGGCGCCTCGCACGAGGACGATCCTGCACCGATCGAGCCGCGCCGCTGGCTCGACGACACCAACCGGTTCTGGCGCGAGTGGTCGAGCCGCTGCATGCTCCAGACACCCTGGGACGCCATCCTGCGCCGCTCGCTCCTGACGCTGAAGGCGCTGATCTACCAACCGACCGGGGGTATCGTCGCCGCGCCCACCACGTCGCTGCCGGAAGAACTCGGCGGGGTGCGCAACTGGGACTACCGCTTCTGCTGGCTGCGCGATTCGACCTTCACGCTGCTGGCGCTGATGGATTCGGGCTACATCGAGGAGGCCCGCGCCTGGCGCGACTGGCTGACCCGCGCGGTGGCCGGCAACCCGGAGCAGGCGCATATCCTCTACGGCATCGCCGGCGAGCGGCTTCTGCCGGAGATCGAACTCGACTGGCTGCCCGGCTACGAGGGTTCGCGGCCCGTGCGCGTCGGCAACGCGGCGATCGCCCAGTTCCAGCTCGATGTCTACGGGGAATTGTTCGACGCCCTGTTCCAGGCCCGTGCCCGCGGCATGGGGCAGAACAAGGACGGCCTGCGCGTCGGCCAAGCGATCATCAAGCACCTCGAGACGGCGTGGCGCCAGCCCGATGAGGGCATCTGGGAGGTGCGCGGCGGGCGGCGCCACTTCGTCCATTCCAAGGTGATGGCCTGGGTGGCCTTCGACCGGGCGATCCGCAGCGTCGAGCTGATGGGCGACGACGATCCGCACACCGTCGAAGCGCCGGTCGCGCACTGGCGGGCGATCCGCGACGAGATCCACGCCGAGGTCTGTGCCAAGGGGTTCGACCCGGAGCTGAACAGCTTCGTCCAATCCTACGGAAGCAAGGCGCTCGATGCGAGCCTCTTGCTCATCGCGCATATGGGCTTCCTGCCCCAGGACGATCCCCGCGTCGTCGGCACGGTGGCGGCGGTCGAATCGCATCTGATGCGCGAGGGGTTCATCCTGCGCTACGAGACCGAAGGCCAGACCACCGACGGCCTGCCCGGCAACGAGGGCGCGTTCCTGCCCTGCAGCTTCTGGTACGCCGACAATCTGATCGGCCTCGGCCGCTGCGACGAGGCTCGCGCGCTGATCGAGCGCCTGATCGGTGTCTGCACCGACCTCGGATTGGTCTCCGAAGAGTACGACGTGCACGCGAAACGGCTGGTGGGGAACTTCCCTCAGGCGTTCACGCATGTTGCGCTCGTCAACACGATCCTCAATTACAGCCGCGCGACCGGTCCTGCGAAGGAACGGGGCAGCGGCGCGGACGTATCCGAGTCGAGGGTAGGCGAATCCATCGCAGCGCAGTAG
- a CDS encoding protein of unknown function; putative exported protein (Evidence 5 : Unknown function), with translation MRVVDPLRKPDVSATPRAVLPPLLPTLGLAVAAALLSLVCREPAKGPTMPPVESARPVPAMAAAPGFTLFDPGKALLADVEAGPASEAFARLVPLVAANEAAPPQARPPRLATRTERRRATASRMATTQQASPAKAASEPVIPAPAAMARVEDESDRVLPAGALPFAAVDAVWDAARTAGSGAAAKVTTSVSNLSGSVVSLVSDLR, from the coding sequence ATGCGCGTCGTCGATCCGCTGCGAAAGCCGGACGTGTCCGCGACCCCTCGCGCCGTGCTTCCCCCCCTGCTGCCGACCCTCGGCCTCGCCGTGGCCGCCGCCCTGCTGTCGCTCGTCTGCCGCGAGCCGGCCAAGGGGCCGACGATGCCGCCGGTCGAATCGGCGCGGCCCGTGCCGGCCATGGCTGCGGCGCCCGGCTTCACGTTGTTCGATCCGGGCAAGGCCCTGCTCGCCGATGTCGAGGCGGGGCCGGCCAGCGAGGCCTTCGCCCGCCTCGTGCCCCTCGTCGCCGCAAACGAGGCCGCCCCACCGCAGGCCCGCCCCCCGCGCCTCGCCACCCGAACCGAGCGCCGGCGCGCCACCGCGAGCCGGATGGCGACGACGCAGCAAGCGAGCCCGGCGAAAGCCGCATCCGAGCCGGTTATTCCTGCGCCGGCCGCTATGGCGCGTGTGGAGGACGAGAGTGATCGCGTCCTGCCCGCAGGCGCCCTCCCCTTCGCCGCCGTCGACGCGGTCTGGGATGCGGCCCGTACGGCCGGCTCCGGCGCGGCGGCCAAGGTCACGACCAGCGTCTCGAACCTGAGCGGCTCGGTCGTCAGCCTCGTCTCGGATCTGCGCTGA
- a CDS encoding Response regulator receiver and ANTAR domain protein — protein MTETSLTVAVIDPSRARAAILEEGLRASGVGNVVVLADGPDLQARVASLKPDVIVVHLESPSRDVLEQMSGLSRQAERPVAMFVDRSDQTMMQAAVDAGISAYVVDGLRSERIRPILDIAILRFNAFARLQRELDEARSELADRKLIERAKGILMTRKGMSEDEAYKLLRRQAMNEKRKIVDIARAIVTAADLLG, from the coding sequence ATGACCGAGACCAGCCTCACCGTCGCCGTGATCGATCCGAGCCGCGCCCGCGCAGCGATCCTGGAGGAGGGCCTTCGCGCCTCCGGCGTCGGCAACGTCGTCGTTCTTGCCGACGGGCCGGACCTCCAGGCGCGGGTGGCGAGCCTGAAGCCCGACGTGATCGTGGTCCATCTTGAGAGCCCGAGCCGGGACGTGCTGGAGCAGATGTCGGGCCTGTCCCGGCAGGCCGAGCGGCCGGTGGCGATGTTCGTGGACCGCTCGGACCAGACCATGATGCAGGCGGCGGTCGATGCGGGCATCTCGGCCTATGTGGTGGACGGGCTGCGCTCGGAACGGATCCGGCCGATCCTCGACATCGCGATCCTGCGTTTCAATGCCTTCGCCCGGCTCCAGCGCGAACTCGACGAGGCCCGCTCGGAACTTGCCGACCGCAAACTGATCGAGCGCGCCAAGGGCATCCTGATGACGCGCAAGGGCATGAGCGAGGACGAGGCCTACAAGCTCCTGCGGCGGCAGGCGATGAACGAGAAGCGCAAGATCGTCGACATCGCCCGCGCCATCGTCACCGCGGCGGATCTGCTCGGATGA
- a CDS encoding putative nitrate transporter component, nrtA (Evidence 3 : Putative function from multiple computational evidences; PubMedId : 8437564, 8982006, 8990301; Product type t : transporter), with product MRIRLGYVPLADAAPVIAAAELGFARAEGLEIELAREPSWATLRDRLALGHLDAAHMLGPLAIASALGLSGPEARLSVPMALGLNGNAVTVSNALWAAMAPESDGLGDVAAAFSAVARARAGEGRPLVIGTVHPFSSHSYQLRLFAGLSGLDLDATVRLVVVPPPETVDALRRGRIDGFCVGAPWNSVAVAAGLGRIAALGCEIAPDCPEKVLALPAEGADFTAPLVRAVHRAGLWCAAPENHEALSRLLAERAELDADAALLARTLSGALIVDRDGTERANPAYLRLDAATHRPDPEHARWLVAQMAACGQVASGDDAADRAAALYRPDLFAAAIGG from the coding sequence ATGAGGATCAGACTCGGATACGTTCCCCTCGCCGACGCCGCCCCCGTGATCGCGGCGGCGGAATTGGGCTTCGCACGCGCCGAGGGGCTCGAGATCGAACTCGCGCGCGAGCCCTCCTGGGCGACCCTGCGCGACCGGCTGGCGCTCGGCCATCTCGACGCCGCGCACATGCTCGGGCCGCTCGCCATCGCCAGCGCGCTCGGGCTCTCGGGGCCGGAGGCCCGTCTGAGCGTGCCGATGGCGCTCGGCCTCAACGGCAACGCCGTGACCGTCTCGAACGCGCTCTGGGCGGCGATGGCCCCGGAGAGCGACGGGCTCGGTGACGTGGCCGCGGCTTTCTCGGCGGTCGCCCGCGCGCGGGCCGGGGAGGGGCGTCCGCTCGTCATCGGCACCGTGCATCCCTTCTCCAGCCATTCCTACCAGCTTCGCCTGTTCGCCGGCTTGAGCGGGCTCGACCTCGACGCGACGGTGCGGCTGGTCGTGGTGCCGCCGCCGGAGACGGTGGATGCGCTTCGGCGCGGGCGGATCGACGGCTTCTGCGTCGGCGCGCCCTGGAACAGCGTCGCGGTCGCCGCAGGCCTCGGCCGGATCGCGGCACTCGGCTGCGAGATCGCGCCCGACTGCCCGGAGAAGGTGCTGGCGCTGCCCGCGGAGGGGGCCGACTTCACGGCACCTTTGGTCAGGGCCGTCCACCGCGCCGGACTTTGGTGCGCCGCCCCCGAGAACCACGAGGCCCTGAGCCGCCTGCTCGCCGAACGGGCAGAACTCGACGCGGATGCCGCGCTTCTCGCGCGCACGCTCAGTGGCGCGCTGATCGTGGATCGGGACGGAACCGAGCGGGCGAACCCGGCCTATCTGCGCCTCGACGCGGCGACCCACCGGCCGGACCCGGAGCATGCCCGGTGGCTGGTGGCGCAGATGGCCGCCTGCGGGCAGGTGGCGTCCGGCGACGACGCGGCGGACCGGGCGGCGGCGCTCTACCGGCCCGACCTCTTCGCCGCAGCCATCGGCGGCTGA
- the nrtA gene encoding nitrate transporter component (Evidence 2a : Function from experimental evidences in other organisms; PubMedId : 8437564, 8982006, 8990301; Product type t : transporter) — MSIDHGNTTRRGVLKGAAAALALAGAARAALPAGAFAQGGGPEVKGAKLGFIALTDAAPLFVAKEKGIFAKYGLPDTEVLKQASWGTTRDNLVLGSEGNGIDGAHILTPMPYLISAGRVTQNNVPVPMYIMARLNLNGQCISIAKEHIDHKIGLDTKPFKAALEAKKASGKAVKAAMTFPGGTHDLWIRYWLAAGGIDPDKDIETIVVPPPQMVANMKVGTMDCFCVCEPWNEQLIHQGIGYTAITTGELWKDHPEKAFAMRAAWVDKYPNAAKALLMAVMEAQQWCDKPENRDEMAAIVAKRQWINVPVADVVDRMKGKFDYGTGRVVENSPHIMKFWGDNASYPYQSHDLWFLTEDIRWGKFDAQTDTKALIAKVNREDLWREAAKALGVAAIPTSTSRGVETLFDGKVFDPENPAAYLNSLGIKKVA; from the coding sequence ATGAGCATCGATCACGGCAACACGACCCGCCGCGGCGTCCTCAAGGGGGCGGCGGCTGCCCTCGCCCTCGCGGGTGCGGCTCGTGCCGCCTTGCCGGCCGGTGCCTTCGCGCAGGGCGGGGGGCCGGAGGTGAAGGGCGCCAAGCTCGGCTTCATCGCGCTCACCGATGCGGCGCCGCTCTTTGTCGCCAAAGAGAAGGGCATCTTCGCCAAGTACGGCCTGCCCGATACCGAGGTGCTGAAGCAGGCAAGCTGGGGCACGACCCGCGACAACCTCGTGCTCGGCTCCGAGGGCAACGGCATCGACGGCGCTCACATCCTCACCCCGATGCCCTACCTGATCTCCGCCGGCCGGGTGACGCAGAACAACGTGCCGGTGCCGATGTACATCATGGCCCGGCTCAACCTGAACGGTCAGTGCATCTCGATCGCCAAGGAGCATATCGACCACAAGATCGGGCTCGACACCAAGCCGTTCAAAGCCGCGCTGGAAGCCAAGAAGGCGTCGGGCAAGGCGGTGAAGGCCGCCATGACCTTCCCCGGCGGCACCCACGACCTCTGGATCCGCTACTGGCTCGCCGCCGGCGGCATCGACCCCGACAAGGACATCGAGACCATCGTCGTGCCGCCGCCCCAGATGGTGGCGAACATGAAGGTCGGCACGATGGACTGCTTCTGCGTCTGCGAGCCGTGGAACGAGCAGCTCATCCACCAGGGCATCGGCTACACCGCCATCACCACGGGCGAACTCTGGAAGGATCACCCGGAGAAGGCCTTCGCCATGCGCGCGGCTTGGGTCGACAAATACCCCAACGCCGCCAAGGCCCTGCTGATGGCGGTGATGGAGGCCCAGCAATGGTGCGACAAGCCCGAGAACCGCGACGAGATGGCGGCGATCGTGGCCAAGCGCCAGTGGATCAACGTGCCGGTCGCCGACGTCGTCGACCGCATGAAGGGCAAGTTCGACTACGGCACCGGCCGGGTCGTCGAGAACAGCCCGCACATCATGAAGTTCTGGGGCGACAACGCCTCGTACCCGTATCAGTCGCACGACCTCTGGTTCCTCACCGAGGACATCCGCTGGGGCAAGTTCGACGCCCAGACCGACACCAAGGCGCTGATCGCCAAGGTCAACCGTGAGGATCTCTGGCGCGAGGCCGCCAAGGCGCTCGGCGTCGCGGCGATCCCGACCTCCACCTCGCGCGGCGTCGAGACGCTGTTCGACGGCAAGGTCTTCGATCCGGAAAACCCCGCCGCCTACCTCAACAGCCTCGGCATCAAGAAGGTCGCGTGA
- the nrtB gene encoding Nitrate transport permease protein (Evidence 2b : Function from indirect experimental evidences (e.g. phenotypes); Product type t : transporter): MATGATLTATRERAAKARTPFITMAGLRGVAARVLPPLVVLAGFLLLWEVLCSSPTAGLPPPSRVVTEAWDIIIDPFYDNGGTDKGLFWHIAASLKRVALGFSLAVVAGVMLGTLVGQSDWAMRGLDPIFQILRTIPPLAWLPLSLAAFRDGQPSAIFVIFITSIWPIIINTAVGIRNIPQDYRNVAAVIRLNPIEFFVKIMLPSAAPYIFTGLRIGVGLSWLAIVAAEMLIGGVGIGFFIWDAWNSSHISEIIVALVYVGLIGFVLDRMVAGLGVLVTRGTSAA; the protein is encoded by the coding sequence ATGGCTACCGGAGCAACGCTCACCGCAACCCGCGAACGTGCCGCCAAGGCCCGCACGCCCTTCATCACCATGGCCGGGCTGCGCGGCGTTGCCGCCCGCGTCCTGCCGCCGCTCGTCGTCCTGGCGGGCTTCCTGCTCCTGTGGGAGGTGCTGTGCTCCTCCCCCACCGCCGGCCTGCCGCCGCCCTCGCGGGTGGTGACGGAAGCCTGGGACATCATCATCGATCCGTTCTACGACAACGGCGGCACCGACAAGGGCCTGTTCTGGCATATCGCCGCGAGCCTGAAGCGCGTGGCGCTGGGCTTCTCGCTGGCGGTGGTGGCGGGCGTGATGCTCGGCACGCTGGTCGGCCAGTCCGACTGGGCGATGCGCGGGCTCGACCCGATCTTCCAGATCCTGCGTACGATCCCGCCGCTGGCGTGGCTCCCGCTCTCGCTGGCCGCCTTCCGCGACGGCCAACCCAGCGCGATCTTCGTGATCTTCATCACCTCGATCTGGCCGATCATCATCAACACCGCGGTCGGCATCCGCAACATTCCGCAAGACTACCGCAACGTCGCCGCGGTCATCCGGCTGAACCCGATCGAGTTCTTCGTGAAGATCATGCTGCCCTCGGCGGCCCCCTACATCTTCACCGGTCTTCGCATCGGCGTCGGCCTGTCCTGGCTCGCCATCGTCGCGGCCGAAATGCTGATCGGCGGCGTCGGGATCGGCTTCTTCATCTGGGACGCGTGGAACTCGTCGCACATCTCCGAGATCATCGTCGCCCTCGTCTATGTCGGGCTCATCGGCTTCGTCCTCGACCGGATGGTCGCCGGGCTCGGCGTGCTCGTGACCCGCGGCACCAGCGCAGCGTGA